The Sphingobacteriales bacterium genomic sequence AATGTGCAAGAAAAACCATCGGGAATGCAAATTATCAATCGACTGATTGCCCAAGGTTGGGTAGAACAACGAAATTCAAAAGTAGATAAACGAAGTAAAGTGATTTCAATTACGCAAAGTGGCTTGTTGACTTTAGAAAAGCAAATGGATAAAATTCGTCAAGCAACCTCCATTGTTACAGGAAATTTATTACACCATGAAAAAATGGAATTGATACGATTGCTGAATAAACTAGATGATTTTCATCAATCAATTTATGATAAAAATATAGATACCGAAAATTTATTACGTGAAGTGTTAAAAGATAAACAATGAAAATTGCAATAATTGGTTCGGGGTTTTCGGGCATTTCTGCAGCCGCTTATGCAGGGAAGAAAGGTCATGAAGTGCATGTTTTCGAACAACACAATCAACCAGGCGGAAGAGCAAGGCAGTTTACAACGGAGGCTGGATATACTTTTGATATGGGACCAAGTTGGTATTGGATGCCTGATATTATGGAGGATTTTTTTGCTGATTTTGACTGCAAAACTGCTGATTTCTTTGAATTAGTTTCCTTAAATCCGCAATTTGAAATGATATTCTCCGATGAAAAAATTAGCGTACCTGAAAGTTTGGAAGAGTTGAAAATCTTGTTTGAAAATTTGGAGAAAGGTGCTGGATTACAATTGGAGAAACTTATGCAATCTGCCAAATTCAAGTATGAAGTTGGCATGCAGGATTTTGTGAATAAACCTTGCCATAATTGGACAGAATTTATCTCTCCAAAAATAGCGAAAAGTGCCTTGAAATTAGATTTGCTGACCAATTTTAGAAGCTATGTTGCCAAATACTTTAAAAATGAAAAACTAAGGACATTAATGGAGTTTCCTGTAATTTTTCTCGGAGCTACTCCTAAAAACATTCCTGCTTTGTATAGCTTAATGAATTACGGAGGTTACGCCTTAGGAACACATTATCCAATTGGAGGTTTCTATCAATTGGTTTTAGCCATGAAAAGCGTAGCGGAAAAACAAGGGGCAATTTTTCACTTCAACAGCAAAGTAGAAAAAATACATACAGATAATAAAAAAGCAACCTCTCTGCAAATCAATGGTGTAAATCATGAATTTGATGCAGTGATAGCCTCCTCGGATTATCACCATACAGAAACACTACTTAACGAAGAGCATAGAAATTACACAGAAGAATATTGGATAAGCAGAACATTTGCCCCTTCAAGTTTGATTTTCTATTTGGGCATTAATCAAACGATACCCAATTTGAAACATCACACACTTTTTTTTGAGAATGATTTGGATGAACATATTGATTGTATTTATGGGGATAAAAAATGGCCTGAAAAACCATTGTTTTATGTTTGTTGTCCTTCTAAAACAGATGATGGTGTTGCACCTAAAGGAAGAGAAAATTTATTTCTATTAATGCCATTAGCAATAGGAGTTGATGATGATGAAAATGTTAGAGAAAAGTACCTTATGGAAATGCTTTCCAGAATTGAAAAACATACAGGAATAACCGATTTAGCTTCAAAAATAGAATACAAAAAGAGTTATTGTGTAAGCGATTTTATTTCGGATTACAATGCCTACGGTGGGAATGCGTATGGATTGGCAAATACACTGAATCAAACAGCGGTTTTGAAACCAAAAATAAAAAATAAAAAATTGAACAACCTTTTTTATACCGGTCAGTTGACCGTTCCTGGACCTGGCGTTCCACCTTCTATTATTTCAGGGAAAATTGTAGCACAAGAAGTTAATAAACTTAAAAAAGAAGTATTATGAAACAATTATTTGATGAACTTTCTTACTCAGTAAGCAAGATAACAACTCAAAAATATAGCACCAGTTTTTCCTTGGGGATTTTGGCATTAAAACCTGCTATTCGTTCTGCAATTTATGCGATTTATGGATATGTCCGATTGGCTGATGAAATAGTGGATAGCTTTCATGATTACGATAAGGAAAAGCTACTAAATAGACTAAAAACAGAAACTAGAAATGCTTTAGAAGAAGGTATTTCGCTCAATCCAATTTTACAATCTTTTCAGGAAACAGTGCATAAATATCAAATTGATAGCGTTCTGATTGACCACTTCTTACACAGTATGGAGATGGATTTGCAGAAAATAGATTACAATTCAAAACTATATGACGAATATATTCATGGTTCAGCCGAAGTGGTTGGATTAATGTGTCTGCAAGTTTTTACAGATGGTAATAAAGAAAAATATGAAGAACTAAAACCTTACGCAATGAAGCTGGGCTCTGCTTTTCAGAAAATAAATTTTTTAAGAGATTTGAAAGATGATTATCAAATTTTAGGTAGAACTTATTTCCCTAATGTGGATTTGAGTGTGTTTGATAATTGTGTCAAATGTCAAATTGAGAAAGAGATTGAAGAAGAGTTTAAAGAAGCCTTAATCGGAATAAAAAAACTCCCAAACTCATCGAT encodes the following:
- the crtI gene encoding phytoene desaturase, which encodes MKIAIIGSGFSGISAAAYAGKKGHEVHVFEQHNQPGGRARQFTTEAGYTFDMGPSWYWMPDIMEDFFADFDCKTADFFELVSLNPQFEMIFSDEKISVPESLEELKILFENLEKGAGLQLEKLMQSAKFKYEVGMQDFVNKPCHNWTEFISPKIAKSALKLDLLTNFRSYVAKYFKNEKLRTLMEFPVIFLGATPKNIPALYSLMNYGGYALGTHYPIGGFYQLVLAMKSVAEKQGAIFHFNSKVEKIHTDNKKATSLQINGVNHEFDAVIASSDYHHTETLLNEEHRNYTEEYWISRTFAPSSLIFYLGINQTIPNLKHHTLFFENDLDEHIDCIYGDKKWPEKPLFYVCCPSKTDDGVAPKGRENLFLLMPLAIGVDDDENVREKYLMEMLSRIEKHTGITDLASKIEYKKSYCVSDFISDYNAYGGNAYGLANTLNQTAVLKPKIKNKKLNNLFYTGQLTVPGPGVPPSIISGKIVAQEVNKLKKEVL
- a CDS encoding phytoene/squalene synthase family protein, translating into MKQLFDELSYSVSKITTQKYSTSFSLGILALKPAIRSAIYAIYGYVRLADEIVDSFHDYDKEKLLNRLKTETRNALEEGISLNPILQSFQETVHKYQIDSVLIDHFLHSMEMDLQKIDYNSKLYDEYIHGSAEVVGLMCLQVFTDGNKEKYEELKPYAMKLGSAFQKINFLRDLKDDYQILGRTYFPNVDLSVFDNCVKCQIEKEIEEEFKEALIGIKKLPNSSMFGVYLAYKYYISLFRKIKRKSSIEIMNNRIRVSTSQKAFVAFKSYLRYKIAVL